A stretch of the Flavobacterium sp. 5 genome encodes the following:
- a CDS encoding DeoR/GlpR family DNA-binding transcription regulator, giving the protein MNNENEVVNYTKEERKNYILKEINLHTRVSFETLSAKLYVSEDTVRRDINELESESLLIKVKGGAMTKAYHHSSSNQTYEGESKQVIAKKTLGLLHDGMVLLIGGGTTIREFIRLIPNDLNLTIFTVTVLSAVELLDKPNVKIIMIGGSISSYSQMCVSGDVYNQLANIKVDLLILGTNALDIEGGFSDSDWETVQVKKAMIQASEKTAILTISEKLDTILKMKIASLSEVDYVVTEVDPNHEKLQSYKKAVPSLVFI; this is encoded by the coding sequence ATGAATAATGAGAATGAAGTAGTAAATTATACTAAGGAAGAACGTAAAAATTATATTTTAAAAGAGATTAACTTACATACTCGTGTAAGTTTTGAAACGCTATCGGCTAAACTATATGTTTCAGAGGATACCGTAAGGCGCGATATAAATGAACTTGAGTCGGAATCTCTATTGATTAAAGTAAAAGGTGGTGCAATGACAAAAGCGTACCATCATTCTTCATCAAATCAAACTTATGAAGGCGAATCAAAACAGGTTATTGCGAAAAAAACTTTAGGTTTACTTCATGATGGTATGGTTTTATTAATTGGTGGCGGAACTACTATTAGAGAGTTCATTCGCTTAATTCCAAATGATTTAAATCTTACTATTTTTACTGTTACTGTTTTATCAGCTGTTGAACTTCTAGACAAACCGAATGTCAAAATTATTATGATTGGCGGTAGTATTTCTTCTTACAGCCAAATGTGTGTGAGCGGTGATGTCTATAATCAACTCGCAAATATAAAAGTTGACTTACTAATTTTAGGAACCAATGCTTTAGATATCGAAGGAGGTTTCTCAGATTCAGATTGGGAAACCGTTCAGGTAAAAAAAGCAATGATTCAGGCTTCTGAAAAAACAGCTATTTTGACTATTTCTGAAAAATTAGATACTATTTTAAAAATGAAAATTGCCAGCTTATCCGAGGTTGATTATGTAGTTACAGAGGTTGATCCCAATCACGAAAAATTACAATCGTATAAGAAGGCAGTTCCAAGTTTAGTTTTTATTTAA
- the nagB gene encoding glucosamine-6-phosphate deaminase, translating into MLKSKIDKATGFEKRFENINTVVFENSNSASKAVAQEISALIQSKQKENQPCVLGLATGSSPKGLYAELVRLHKEEGLSFKNVISFNLDEYYPMEPNSINSYVRFMKELLFDHVDILPENAHVPDGFLTKEQIADYCHDYEAKIEALGGIDLQILGIGGNGHIGFNESGSLQNSKTRLVALDHITRVAASKDFSGLSNTPRTAITLGVKKIMEAKQVILMAWGEGKANVIKKSVEDEVTNQIPASFLQEHNNAVFVLDKEASSKLSRINRPWLVEKVIWTDKLTRKAVLGLALDLKKPILMLTDADYIENGMSDLLADSGPAYDINIKIFNKLQNTITGWPGGKPNADDSNRPERAEPARKRVLLFSPHPDDDIISMGGTFMRLQEQGHEVHVAYQTSGNIAVADDEALRFARFVIDYNEKFEIKSPEADAIYQKSISFLSNKKNSEIDIPEVRYIKGLIRRGEARATSHFVGLPDEQIHFMDLPFYETGTIEKKPIGKEDIQLTMDLIEKIKPHQIYAAGDLADPHGTHKVCLDAIFEAVKELKPKSFMDDCWLWLYRGAWQEWGIDEVEMAVPMSPDQVLAKRHGIFKHQSQKDGVVFQGTDAREFWQRAEDRNAETAALYQQLGLATYAAMEAFVRWHY; encoded by the coding sequence ATGTTAAAAAGTAAAATCGATAAAGCGACAGGATTCGAAAAAAGATTCGAAAACATCAATACGGTTGTTTTTGAAAACTCTAATAGTGCTTCAAAAGCAGTTGCTCAGGAAATTTCAGCTTTAATTCAATCGAAACAAAAAGAAAATCAACCTTGTGTTTTAGGGCTTGCAACGGGTTCTTCTCCTAAAGGCTTATATGCTGAACTGGTGCGTCTTCACAAAGAAGAAGGTTTGAGTTTTAAGAATGTAATAAGTTTTAATTTGGATGAATACTATCCAATGGAACCTAATTCGATCAACAGTTATGTTCGTTTTATGAAAGAATTGTTGTTTGATCATGTTGATATTTTACCTGAAAATGCTCACGTTCCCGATGGTTTTTTAACTAAAGAACAAATTGCAGATTATTGTCATGATTATGAAGCAAAGATTGAAGCTTTGGGTGGTATCGATTTGCAAATTCTTGGAATTGGAGGAAACGGACATATTGGTTTTAATGAATCAGGTTCCCTTCAAAATTCTAAAACACGTTTAGTAGCTTTAGATCATATTACAAGAGTTGCGGCAAGCAAAGATTTTTCTGGATTAAGTAATACTCCGAGAACAGCAATTACGCTTGGAGTAAAGAAAATCATGGAAGCCAAACAAGTTATTTTGATGGCTTGGGGAGAAGGAAAAGCAAATGTCATTAAAAAGTCTGTTGAAGATGAAGTAACGAATCAAATTCCTGCTTCCTTTTTACAAGAGCACAATAATGCAGTTTTTGTTTTAGACAAAGAAGCATCTTCTAAATTGTCGAGAATCAATAGACCTTGGTTGGTAGAAAAAGTAATTTGGACGGATAAACTAACTCGTAAAGCAGTTTTAGGATTGGCACTAGATCTTAAAAAGCCAATTTTAATGCTTACTGATGCTGATTATATTGAGAACGGAATGAGCGATTTATTAGCTGATTCGGGTCCTGCTTACGATATTAATATTAAAATTTTCAATAAATTACAAAATACGATCACAGGTTGGCCAGGAGGTAAACCAAATGCAGACGATTCTAACCGTCCTGAAAGAGCAGAACCAGCAAGAAAACGTGTACTACTTTTCAGTCCGCATCCAGATGATGATATCATTAGTATGGGAGGAACTTTTATGCGTTTGCAAGAGCAAGGACATGAAGTGCACGTAGCGTATCAGACTTCTGGAAATATCGCTGTCGCAGATGATGAAGCGTTGCGTTTTGCAAGATTTGTAATTGATTACAATGAAAAATTCGAAATCAAAAGCCCTGAAGCAGATGCTATTTACCAAAAATCAATCTCTTTTTTAAGTAATAAAAAGAATAGTGAAATTGATATTCCAGAAGTACGTTATATAAAAGGATTAATCCGAAGAGGTGAGGCGAGAGCAACAAGTCATTTTGTTGGTTTGCCAGATGAGCAAATCCATTTTATGGATCTTCCATTTTATGAAACAGGTACAATTGAGAAAAAACCAATTGGGAAAGAAGATATTCAATTGACCATGGACCTGATTGAGAAAATTAAGCCACATCAAATATATGCGGCAGGAGATTTGGCAGATCCACACGGAACACATAAAGTTTGTTTGGATGCAATTTTTGAGGCTGTAAAAGAATTAAAACCAAAATCATTTATGGATGATTGTTGGCTTTGGTTGTACCGTGGAGCTTGGCAAGAATGGGGAATTGACGAGGTTGAAATGGCCGTACCAATGAGTCCTGATCAGGTTTTAGCAAAACGCCATGGAATTTTCAAGCATCAATCACAAAAAGACGGAGTTGTTTTTCAAGGAACAGATGCTAGAGAGTTTTGGCAAAGAGCTGAAGATAGGAATGCAGAAACTGCTGCTTTATATCAACAATTAGGATTAGCAACTTATGCAGCTATGGAGGCTTTTGTTAGATGGCATTACTAA
- a CDS encoding D-TA family PLP-dependent enzyme, protein MEKNWWKINSETLIDTPFLAVYEDRLQHNIKQLIESVDGNVEKLRPHIKTHKIGEILDLFKTYKINKVKCATIAEAELCAIHDISDILLAYQPVGLRKERWISLIKKYPNSSFSTIVDNLETAKALNESAEKNDLRLSVFLDLNTGMNRTGISISKNWSDLIAQIIELKNIHFAGIHIYDGHLKGDVEQRTSAASNVFFSINEEIERIQRIVGYELKIVAGGSNTFPFYSQQKNVECSPGTFVFWDVNYSVNLPEQNFKPAAVLVGTIISKPTSSTFCIDIGYKSVASENPIDKRLVILNDENLIPTAHSEEHLIIENKGRNEYKIGDIIYAIPYHICPTCALYDTVKVVNISHEIYNQWSVIARSRKINI, encoded by the coding sequence ATGGAAAAAAATTGGTGGAAAATTAATTCCGAAACACTTATCGATACTCCTTTTTTAGCAGTTTACGAAGATCGTTTACAGCACAATATCAAACAGCTTATTGAAAGCGTAGATGGTAATGTTGAGAAATTAAGGCCGCATATTAAAACACATAAAATAGGCGAAATTTTAGATTTGTTTAAAACATACAAAATCAACAAAGTCAAATGTGCTACAATTGCTGAGGCTGAACTTTGTGCGATTCACGATATATCTGATATTCTTTTGGCATATCAACCTGTTGGATTACGAAAAGAACGATGGATTTCTTTAATTAAAAAATATCCTAATTCTAGTTTTTCTACCATAGTAGATAATTTAGAAACAGCAAAAGCATTAAATGAAAGTGCTGAAAAAAATGATTTGAGACTTTCTGTTTTTCTGGATTTAAATACAGGAATGAACAGAACTGGAATTTCGATTTCTAAAAACTGGAGTGATTTGATTGCCCAAATTATTGAATTAAAGAATATTCATTTTGCAGGAATTCATATTTACGATGGTCATTTAAAAGGGGATGTAGAACAACGTACATCTGCGGCTTCGAATGTGTTTTTTAGTATAAATGAAGAAATTGAGAGAATTCAGCGAATAGTAGGTTATGAATTAAAAATTGTTGCTGGAGGATCAAATACTTTTCCGTTTTATTCTCAACAAAAAAATGTAGAATGCAGTCCTGGAACTTTTGTTTTTTGGGATGTAAATTACAGTGTTAATTTACCAGAACAAAACTTTAAACCCGCAGCCGTTCTTGTTGGAACCATAATTTCTAAACCTACAAGTTCAACTTTTTGTATTGATATTGGTTATAAATCCGTTGCTTCAGAAAACCCAATTGATAAAAGATTAGTGATTTTGAATGATGAAAATTTAATTCCAACAGCACACTCAGAAGAGCATTTAATTATAGAAAATAAAGGTAGAAATGAATATAAAATTGGTGATATTATTTATGCCATTCCGTATCATATCTGTCCTACTTGTGCTCTCTATGACACGGTTAAGGTTGTTAACATATCACATGAAATTTACAATCAATGGTCTGTTATTGCGAGAAGTAGAAAAATTAATATTTAA
- a CDS encoding bifunctional 4-hydroxy-2-oxoglutarate aldolase/2-dehydro-3-deoxy-phosphogluconate aldolase: MYSILKTQGVLPLVTQINIQTAEIILKSAAATGIKVIEFAARSNDAREVFSQMIAFRNANNLNIKIAVGSILTVNDAEIYHQLGADCIICPHTDLEIGNYCFKNNIYWIPGAATLNEVLHANKLGAEIVKLFPADKIGGPGYVKAIKAPFPNLKLMPTGGVTLEESNLKSWFKVGVVCVGIGSNLFSKELLAQLTYEKSVEAFQNLIEVIEKTRN; this comes from the coding sequence ATGTACAGCATTTTAAAAACACAAGGCGTACTTCCGTTAGTAACTCAAATCAACATTCAAACTGCCGAAATCATATTGAAATCAGCTGCAGCAACTGGTATTAAAGTCATCGAATTTGCAGCTCGATCAAACGATGCAAGGGAAGTTTTTAGCCAAATGATTGCGTTTAGAAATGCTAATAATTTAAATATAAAAATAGCCGTCGGATCTATTTTAACTGTAAATGATGCTGAAATTTACCATCAATTAGGAGCAGATTGTATTATTTGCCCGCACACCGATTTAGAAATTGGTAATTATTGCTTTAAAAATAATATTTATTGGATTCCCGGTGCTGCCACTTTAAACGAGGTACTTCATGCTAACAAATTAGGAGCAGAAATAGTGAAATTATTTCCAGCCGATAAAATTGGCGGGCCAGGATATGTAAAAGCTATAAAAGCTCCTTTTCCTAATTTAAAATTAATGCCAACTGGTGGTGTTACCTTAGAAGAAAGTAATTTGAAATCTTGGTTTAAGGTTGGTGTTGTCTGTGTTGGAATTGGATCAAATTTGTTTTCAAAAGAACTTTTAGCTCAATTAACGTATGAAAAATCAGTTGAAGCTTTTCAAAATTTAATTGAAGTTATTGAAAAAACAAGAAACTAA
- a CDS encoding HipA domain-containing protein, whose product MSKKCLYCYKELDENTQDDFHETCSLEFFGTKQQPAFQHTLEQMASLAKNVVERSVAIPGVQPKLSLSLVQDTLKEENKGRLTVVGALGGNYIFKPPSEQFAEMPENEHLTMRIAEAFGINTVQSSLIRLQSGELSYITKRIDRTITGEKIHMLDMFQITEAFDKYKSSMEKIGKALNEYSDNTLLDKVYFLELAIFSFLTGNNDMHLKNFSMIHSNEKWILAPAYDLLNVAIVNPEDTEELALTIEGKKKKLKWEHFERLGKTLDLNDKQIKGIAKRFQNKKTTAHQWIENSFLSAAYKEKYKTLLDERYHILFGRN is encoded by the coding sequence ATGAGTAAAAAATGCCTATACTGTTATAAAGAACTCGATGAAAATACTCAAGATGATTTTCACGAAACCTGCAGTCTCGAATTTTTCGGAACCAAACAACAACCTGCTTTCCAACATACTTTAGAACAAATGGCATCCTTGGCCAAAAATGTAGTCGAAAGAAGTGTGGCTATTCCAGGAGTACAACCCAAATTATCATTATCGTTAGTACAAGATACCCTCAAAGAAGAAAACAAAGGACGTTTGACTGTTGTTGGTGCCTTGGGAGGTAATTATATTTTCAAACCACCTTCTGAGCAATTCGCAGAAATGCCCGAAAATGAACACCTAACTATGCGCATTGCTGAAGCATTTGGAATCAATACCGTCCAATCAAGTCTTATTCGTTTGCAATCAGGTGAGCTATCCTATATCACCAAACGAATCGACAGGACTATTACAGGCGAAAAGATTCATATGCTAGATATGTTCCAAATCACTGAAGCCTTTGATAAATACAAAAGCTCAATGGAAAAAATTGGAAAAGCACTCAACGAGTATTCCGACAATACCTTATTGGATAAAGTGTATTTTTTAGAACTAGCTATTTTCAGTTTTCTCACAGGAAATAACGACATGCACCTCAAAAACTTTTCAATGATCCACAGCAATGAAAAATGGATCTTAGCACCAGCTTATGATCTGCTAAATGTAGCCATCGTAAACCCAGAGGACACCGAAGAACTCGCATTAACCATTGAAGGAAAAAAGAAAAAACTCAAATGGGAACATTTCGAAAGACTAGGCAAAACCTTGGATCTAAATGACAAACAAATCAAAGGAATAGCCAAACGTTTTCAAAACAAAAAAACTACAGCGCACCAATGGATTGAAAACTCTTTTCTTTCTGCAGCTTATAAAGAAAAATACAAAACTCTATTAGACGAAAGATATCACATCTTGTTTGGTCGAAACTAA
- a CDS encoding helix-turn-helix domain-containing protein: MTTLADFVKEKRNEVKLTQEAFAERAGVALTVIRKIEQGKENLNLEKVNQVLKMFGHTLAPVNARELFKTNSDNI; the protein is encoded by the coding sequence ATGACAACACTAGCCGACTTTGTAAAAGAAAAAAGAAATGAAGTGAAACTGACACAGGAAGCCTTTGCCGAACGTGCAGGAGTAGCGCTTACCGTAATTCGAAAAATAGAACAAGGTAAAGAAAATCTGAATCTTGAAAAAGTGAATCAGGTTCTCAAAATGTTTGGACATACCTTGGCTCCAGTAAATGCCAGAGAATTATTCAAGACTAATTCGGATAATATATGA
- a CDS encoding sugar kinase, whose amino-acid sequence MKTNKPQTKIVTFGELLLRMNVVEGYRFTQANEMRVHVGGAEANVCVLLSQLGIQTDYVTRLPQNDLAQLALNELQKYKVNTSNCVYGGERLGLYFVEAGNQIRQSQVIYDRSNSSFATIKEKQIDWNAILNDATHFHWSGISPGVSHEAALVCKEAILTAHKKGLPISSDFNFRSKLWQYGKQPSEIMPDLLQYSTITIADLDAIEIYFGIKTDTKESDADRFQKTYELIKSKMPFLKTLAMSFRKSDGPAHLYKGLLLHEGSFYETKEHKIHVVTDQIGSGDAFTAGLLYGLTNELSGQECIDWATACGVIKQSIPGDFAISNLTEISHFIKNGTSNRINR is encoded by the coding sequence ATGAAAACCAATAAACCACAAACCAAAATTGTAACTTTTGGCGAATTGTTACTCCGAATGAATGTCGTCGAGGGCTATCGTTTTACACAAGCCAACGAAATGCGCGTTCATGTTGGCGGAGCCGAAGCAAATGTTTGTGTTTTACTTTCTCAATTAGGAATTCAAACCGATTATGTTACACGCTTACCGCAAAATGATTTGGCTCAATTAGCCTTAAATGAACTTCAAAAATATAAAGTAAATACATCTAATTGTGTTTATGGTGGAGAGCGCTTAGGTTTATATTTTGTAGAAGCAGGAAATCAAATTAGACAATCGCAAGTCATTTATGACCGAAGTAATTCTTCTTTTGCAACTATTAAAGAAAAACAGATTGATTGGAATGCTATCTTAAATGATGCAACTCATTTTCATTGGTCAGGAATAAGTCCTGGAGTTTCTCATGAAGCAGCTTTAGTTTGTAAAGAAGCTATTTTAACAGCGCACAAAAAAGGATTGCCAATTTCTTCCGATTTTAATTTCAGATCTAAATTATGGCAATACGGGAAACAGCCGTCTGAGATTATGCCTGATTTACTTCAGTATAGCACGATTACAATTGCTGATTTAGATGCAATAGAAATTTATTTTGGAATCAAAACGGATACAAAAGAATCTGATGCTGATCGTTTTCAAAAGACATACGAATTAATAAAATCCAAAATGCCTTTTCTAAAAACGCTTGCAATGAGTTTTAGAAAATCAGATGGTCCAGCACATTTATACAAAGGGCTACTGTTGCACGAAGGCAGTTTTTATGAAACAAAAGAACATAAAATACATGTAGTGACCGATCAAATTGGTTCTGGAGATGCTTTCACCGCAGGATTATTATATGGACTCACAAATGAATTATCCGGGCAAGAATGCATTGACTGGGCAACAGCATGTGGTGTAATTAAACAGAGTATTCCAGGAGATTTTGCAATTAGCAATTTAACCGAAATTAGTCATTTTATCAAAAATGGCACAAGTAATAGAATTAATAGATAA
- a CDS encoding dipeptidase, whose protein sequence is MFIIDAHLDLSMNAMEWNRDLRNDVKTLRLLEKGMNDKPDRERATVSLPDLRKGNIGIVVATQIARFVKPGSSIPGWNSPEQAWAQTQGQVAWYKTMEEAGEMVGITDKKSLQKQLDLWNDGTPNDKKPIGYILSLEGADSIVDISYLEKAYNYGLRAIGPAHYGPGRYANGTDATGKMNQNGLDLLKEMERLNIILDATHLCDDAFWQALDHYNGPVWASHNNCRSLVDHNRQYSDEMIKALISRGAVIGGALDAWMLVPNWERGISTPKEMQCNLETVFKHMDHICQLAGNANHIGVGSDLDGAFGTEQGPYDLDTIADLQKLVMIFKNNGYSDEDLKNIFHQNWINFLIKNWN, encoded by the coding sequence ATGTTTATAATAGATGCCCATTTAGATCTTAGCATGAATGCGATGGAATGGAACAGAGATTTGAGAAATGATGTAAAAACGTTACGTCTTTTAGAAAAAGGGATGAACGACAAACCAGATCGCGAGCGTGCAACAGTTTCGCTTCCTGACCTGCGAAAGGGTAATATTGGTATTGTGGTTGCTACTCAAATCGCTCGTTTCGTAAAACCAGGTAGTAGTATTCCAGGCTGGAATTCTCCCGAGCAAGCATGGGCGCAAACACAAGGACAAGTTGCATGGTACAAAACTATGGAAGAAGCTGGCGAAATGGTTGGTATTACCGATAAAAAATCGCTTCAAAAACAACTTGATTTGTGGAATGATGGTACTCCAAATGATAAAAAACCAATTGGTTATATTTTGAGTTTAGAAGGTGCCGATTCTATTGTTGATATTTCTTATCTGGAGAAAGCTTACAATTACGGATTACGAGCAATAGGTCCAGCACATTATGGTCCAGGACGTTACGCAAACGGAACAGATGCAACTGGGAAAATGAATCAAAACGGACTTGATTTATTAAAAGAAATGGAACGTTTGAATATCATTTTAGACGCAACACATTTATGTGATGATGCTTTTTGGCAGGCGTTAGATCATTATAATGGTCCTGTTTGGGCAAGTCATAATAACTGTAGAAGTTTGGTTGATCATAACAGACAATACAGTGATGAAATGATTAAAGCTTTAATTTCAAGAGGTGCTGTTATTGGTGGTGCTTTAGATGCTTGGATGCTGGTTCCTAATTGGGAAAGAGGTATTTCGACTCCTAAAGAAATGCAATGTAATCTGGAAACAGTTTTCAAACACATGGATCACATTTGCCAATTAGCAGGAAATGCAAATCACATTGGTGTGGGGTCTGATCTTGATGGCGCTTTTGGTACAGAACAAGGACCTTACGATTTAGATACGATTGCTGATTTGCAAAAATTGGTAATGATTTTTAAAAACAACGGTTATTCTGATGAAGATTTAAAAAATATCTTTCATCAGAATTGGATTAATTTTTTAATAAAAAATTGGAATTAA
- a CDS encoding family 20 glycosylhydrolase, translated as MKKNLIFLLLFCYSIGNAQSTFDNNSIIPAPNSYKITGDSIRLNGQIKVVFDNNKFSTKELKTAQIFENAVNVNLPSKKASTEVTFITKNPSSTSNKEAYKIIITSKRIVVTGSEEGLFYAVQSLMQLLPNKPSDKKEIKLPCVIIQDEPRYVYRGLHLDVCRHFFSVDVIKDFISQMAYYKLNNFHWHLTDDQGWRIEIKKYPKLTEIGSKRAQTLVGNKFERSPQFFDGNPYGGFYTQEEIKEVVKFAEERYVNIIPEIEMPGHATAAVTAYPYLSCFPERTYKVVENWGVFEDIFCAGKEETFTFLEDVLTEVIALFPSKYIHIGGDECPKARWKICPNCQKKIKDLGLKNEHELQSYLTTRIEKFLNANGRQILGWDEMLEGGLTPNAAVMSWRGEAGGISAAKQKHFVIMNPEQVLYLDYNQGYSPQEPLTIGRLTTVKKIYNYNPTPIDSLTIEEQKYILGVQSNLWSEYLTSPAKLNYMLYPRLFALAEIAWTEPQNKNYDHFILNQIPYHLEKLESQKRLYKVPIPFGSNEIALIGSEYVLDLKPTINNGQIFYTIDGYNPDETAELYSKPVSITIPKGEYRIIKTIQMSPSGKKSSISKIVVRNPDLKSALAIKLTKKGLKYEYYTGAFFQQVQDLELAKPINSGIFEGTVSSEKWKSKTERYIGLKFDGYIYISETANYTISTLSDDGSKLFIDNELVVNNDGIHWLNEAYGAVKLEKGFHKFNISYIDQIGGTTLSCFIQQEGKEKEEINALQLYYE; from the coding sequence ATGAAAAAAAATCTTATATTTCTTCTATTATTTTGTTATTCCATCGGAAATGCACAATCCACTTTCGATAACAATTCTATAATTCCTGCTCCTAATTCGTATAAAATTACAGGCGATAGCATTCGTTTAAACGGACAGATAAAAGTTGTTTTTGATAATAATAAATTTAGTACAAAAGAACTAAAAACAGCGCAAATTTTTGAAAATGCGGTTAATGTAAATTTGCCATCAAAAAAAGCTTCAACCGAAGTTACATTTATAACCAAGAATCCATCTTCAACATCAAATAAAGAGGCTTACAAAATAATTATTACTTCAAAAAGAATAGTAGTTACAGGTTCAGAAGAAGGATTGTTTTATGCTGTTCAGAGTTTGATGCAGTTACTTCCGAATAAACCATCAGACAAAAAAGAAATAAAATTGCCATGTGTAATTATTCAAGATGAGCCAAGATACGTTTACCGCGGATTACATTTAGATGTTTGCAGACACTTTTTTTCTGTTGATGTTATAAAAGATTTTATCAGTCAGATGGCGTATTATAAATTGAATAATTTCCATTGGCATTTAACGGATGATCAAGGTTGGAGAATTGAAATAAAGAAATATCCAAAACTAACTGAAATTGGATCAAAAAGAGCGCAGACTCTGGTTGGAAATAAGTTTGAAAGATCTCCACAATTCTTTGACGGAAATCCGTATGGAGGTTTTTACACGCAAGAAGAAATTAAGGAAGTCGTTAAGTTTGCCGAAGAACGTTATGTAAATATAATTCCTGAAATCGAAATGCCAGGTCATGCAACCGCAGCAGTTACTGCTTATCCTTATTTATCCTGTTTTCCAGAACGAACTTATAAAGTGGTGGAAAACTGGGGTGTTTTTGAAGATATTTTTTGTGCAGGAAAAGAAGAAACATTTACTTTTTTAGAAGATGTACTAACTGAAGTGATTGCTTTATTTCCTAGTAAATATATTCATATTGGTGGAGACGAATGTCCAAAGGCAAGATGGAAAATATGTCCTAACTGCCAGAAAAAAATCAAAGATTTAGGTTTGAAAAATGAGCATGAATTACAAAGTTACCTAACCACGCGAATAGAAAAATTTCTTAATGCAAACGGCAGACAAATTTTAGGTTGGGATGAAATGCTCGAAGGCGGATTAACTCCAAACGCTGCTGTAATGTCTTGGCGTGGTGAAGCTGGAGGGATTAGTGCTGCGAAACAGAAACATTTTGTAATCATGAATCCTGAACAAGTTTTATATCTTGATTACAACCAAGGATATTCACCACAAGAACCATTAACTATTGGAAGATTAACTACCGTTAAAAAAATATACAATTACAATCCGACTCCTATAGATAGCCTAACAATTGAAGAACAAAAATACATTTTAGGAGTACAATCAAATCTTTGGTCAGAATATCTAACAAGTCCCGCCAAATTAAATTACATGCTTTATCCAAGACTATTTGCCTTAGCAGAAATCGCTTGGACAGAGCCTCAAAACAAAAATTATGATCATTTTATTTTAAATCAAATACCATATCATTTAGAAAAATTAGAATCACAAAAAAGATTGTATAAAGTTCCAATCCCTTTTGGATCAAATGAAATAGCTCTAATTGGTTCAGAATATGTTTTAGACTTAAAACCAACGATTAACAATGGTCAAATATTTTATACGATTGATGGTTACAATCCAGATGAAACTGCCGAACTTTACAGTAAACCAGTATCTATTACTATTCCAAAAGGAGAATATCGAATTATAAAAACTATTCAGATGAGTCCGAGTGGCAAAAAAAGTTCTATCAGTAAAATAGTAGTTAGAAATCCAGATTTAAAATCGGCTTTAGCAATAAAACTAACTAAAAAAGGTTTAAAATATGAATATTATACTGGAGCATTTTTTCAGCAAGTACAAGATCTAGAATTGGCCAAACCAATTAATTCAGGCATTTTTGAAGGAACCGTAAGTAGTGAAAAATGGAAGTCAAAAACAGAGCGTTATATCGGCTTGAAATTTGACGGATACATCTATATCTCAGAAACTGCAAATTATACTATTTCTACACTTTCAGATGATGGGTCGAAGTTATTTATAGATAATGAATTAGTGGTTAACAACGACGGAATTCATTGGCTTAATGAGGCTTATGGAGCTGTAAAACTCGAAAAAGGTTTTCATAAATTCAATATCAGCTATATTGATCAGATTGGCGGAACTACTTTAAGTTGTTTTATACAGCAAGAAGGAAAAGAAAAGGAGGAAATAAATGCTTTACAATTGTATTACGAATAA
- a CDS encoding HipA N-terminal domain-containing protein: MRQAAIYYKEDIAGILTETDEGEYHFEYTPEYVTQHPKEPISVTMPVQTKRYTDKRLFPFFEGLIPEGWLLDIASKSWKINPNDRMGLLLACCKNCIGAVSVLPIVKEEENE; encoded by the coding sequence ATGAGACAAGCAGCCATTTATTACAAAGAAGATATCGCAGGAATACTGACCGAAACTGACGAGGGCGAATACCATTTTGAATACACTCCTGAATATGTAACCCAGCATCCCAAAGAACCGATTTCAGTAACGATGCCGGTACAGACAAAAAGATACACCGATAAACGGTTATTTCCTTTTTTTGAGGGATTAATTCCAGAAGGTTGGTTATTGGATATCGCTTCTAAAAGTTGGAAAATCAACCCCAACGACCGTATGGGATTGTTGTTAGCCTGTTGCAAAAATTGCATCGGAGCTGTAAGTGTACTACCAATTGTAAAGGAAGAAGAAAATGAGTAA